The proteins below come from a single Molothrus ater isolate BHLD 08-10-18 breed brown headed cowbird chromosome 3, BPBGC_Mater_1.1, whole genome shotgun sequence genomic window:
- the PNRC1 gene encoding proline-rich nuclear receptor coactivator 1, with amino-acid sequence MVTTTAPPPFLARISAGTEDPRRLPPSALLQRLRRGDSNCENQPSCCLAGPGGSARPALKRVRRRKGKIRPGPAGLLPSRYQQYQQHRAGLGRRTPLGTDLVTDAPPEEPPAPAPSRPAPGKPLRKEFLKNKMGKTEKAAVPYGQPVHSLHLCEQPKINRQKSKCNAPVTKIASAKKIENFWQDSVSPEIVQKQEKKPLKNTENFRNAKSKKPIALNEVSQKENYAGAKFSDPPSPSVLPKPPSHWVGGTAELSDQNRELMAVHLKTLLKVQA; translated from the exons ATGGTTACCACCACGGCGCCGCCGCCCTTCCTGGCTCGGATCTCGGCGGGCACCGAAGACCCGCGGCGGCTGCCGCCCTCCGCCCTGCTCCAGCGCCTCCGGCGCGGGGACAGCAACTGCGAGaaccagcccagctgctgcctggcgGGCCCGGGgggcagcgcccgccccgcgctgAAGAGGGTGCGGCGGAGGAAGGGAAAGatccggcccggccccgcggggctccTGCCCAGCCGCTACCAGCAGTACCAGCAGCACCGCGCCGGGCTAGGGAGACGGACGCCGCTGGGAACCGACTTGGTGACGGACGCCCCCCCGGAGGAGCCCCCTGCGCCTGCCCCCTCGAGACCCGCGCCTGGCAAACCCCTCAGGAAGGAG TTCTTAAAAAACAAGATGGGAAAGACAGAGAAGGCGGCCGTTCCCTACGGCCAGCCCGTTCACAGCTTACACCTGTGTGAACAACCAAAGATTAACAGGCAGAAGAGTAAGTGTAACGCGCCAGTGACGAAGATCGCCTCGGCGAAAAAGATAGAGAACTTTTGGCAGGATTCTGTGTCGCCAGAAATAGTtcagaaacaggagaaaaagccacttaaaaacacagaaaacttcAGAAATGCCAAGTCCAAGAAACCTATCGCCCTAAATGAAGTgagccaaaaagaaaattatgctgGGGCAAAGTTCAGTGACCCACCATCTCCCAGTGTCCTTCCAAAGCCTCCCAGCCACTGGGTGGGTGGTACAGCTGAACTGTCTGACCAAAACAGGGAGTTGATGGCAGTCCATTTGAAAACTCTCCTAAAAGTTCAAGCGTAG
- the BORCS6 gene encoding LOW QUALITY PROTEIN: BLOC-1-related complex subunit 6 (The sequence of the model RefSeq protein was modified relative to this genomic sequence to represent the inferred CDS: inserted 4 bases in 2 codons; deleted 1 base in 1 codon) — GEEVVAQSEPPLGEHGGGVRRATSSSRCCYPGASRPLPPPRQPPCADGASVSPLCPAPPIAGEQQPLCPGSSQSKATQTLGATPPLGAAQSRPARXPPVSESRARSARQAGGAXHRPIGILTNSRGHASPGASANRGRRKQASARPRWAVAAGGHASLAMEEPGPAAAPPEGRGRDERSLEALSLAGGGGAAVAAGRQLSEGRRATLASALKLEGTVLREGRLTQFVANNLERRIRLSGAPRGEPPAGGGGSSIPAIDPGALQDVVALAGQVAAQVDELLRNVHCGLQALTALSVGCIQTYRDGVESLGEAADLSIRAMYALVARCEELDRAMQPVPALAKRIRDMKGTLERLEGLCK; from the exons GGTGAGGAAGTGGTGGCGCAATCGGAGCCGCCGCTAGGAGAACATGGCGGGGGAGTGAGGcgagccaccagcagctcc cgGTGTTGTTACCCGGGTGCGTCCCGCCCACTTCCGCCCCCGCGCCAACCGCCGTGCGCGGACGGCGCCAGCGTCTCGCCTCTCTGCCCCGCCCCGCCAATCGcgggagagcagcagcctctctgCCCCGGCTCCAGCCAATCGAAAGCGACACAAACACTCGGGGCCACTCCTCCTTTAGGGGCCGCCCAATCCAGGCCGGCACG CCCCCCGGTCTCCGAGTCACGGGCTCGCAGTGCGCGGCAGGCGGGCGGTGC CCACCGGCCAATCGGGATCCTCACGAACAGCCGAGGCCACGCCTCCCCGGGCGCCTCAGCCAATCGCGGGAGACGTAAACAGGCGTCGGCGCGCCCCCGGTGGGCGGTGGCAGCGGGCGGGCACGCGTCGCTCGCCATGGAGGAGCCGGGCCCGGCCGCGGCGCCGCCGGAGGGGCGGGGGCGGGACGAGCGGAGCCTGGAGGCGCTCAGCCTGGCTGGCGGCGGAggggcggcggtggcggcggggcGGCAGCTATCGGAGGGGCGGCGGGCGACGCTGGCGAGCGCCCTGAAACTGGAGGGGACGGTGCTGCGCGAAGGGCGCCTCACCCAGTTCGTAGCCAACAACCTGGAGCGGCGGATCCGGCTGAGCGGCGCCCCGCGGGGCGAGCCTccggcggggggcggcgggtCCTCCATCCCCGCCATCGACCCCGGGGCGCTGCAGGACGTGGTGGCCCTGGCCGGGCAGGTGGCGGCGCAGGTGGACGAGCTGCTGCGGAACGTGCACTGCGGGCTGCAGGCGCTGACGGCGCTCAGCGTCGGCTGCATCCAGACCTACCGCGACGGCGTGGAGAGCCTGGGCGAGGCGGCCGACCTCAGCATCCGCGCCATGTACGCGCTGGTGGCGCGCTGCGAGGAGCTGGACCGCGCCATGCAGCCCGTGCCCGCCCTGGCCAAGCGCATCCGTGACATGAAGGGCACGCTGGAGCGGCTCGAGGGACTCTGCAAGTAG